The following coding sequences are from one Gigantopelta aegis isolate Gae_Host chromosome 15, Gae_host_genome, whole genome shotgun sequence window:
- the LOC121389810 gene encoding uncharacterized protein LOC121389810, translating to MSWLLNHHRVEPSGSRLNRISAISMPSVTPAQLNVAIDEIIKLNPPSNTCVSFFRGNALTLYGKSKQFLKGLAITILPVLLLTGLIANTFITTFSNYSKSAKIRRTLLYSVELGRLIHYLQEERDVSALYLTSIEEKTKLLLLERYAATDKSLEELTFWTIGPTLIREEFQSKEKFLSYLNKHRYELSTLQLSIVHELEMYTTLIRVFITWLYDAITEEQSGSIWRSLVAYQEVVIAKEYMGLERALGTVYYSTGHFSSIDVYLVFLESQDIANATFLSAKRYSDLVHDLYEKNINVRMNTFL from the exons ATGTCTTGGTTACTGAACCACCACAGGGTGGAACCCAGTGGTAGCCGACTGAACCGGATATCGGCCATTTCCATGCCGTCTGTGACACCTGCACAGCTGAACGTTGCCATCGACGAAATCATCAAACTAAACCCGCCTAGCAATACCTGCGTGTCATTCTTCAGAG GAAACGCCCTCACGCTGTACGGCAAGTCGAAACAGTTCCTGAAGGGCCTGGCGATCACCATACTTCCCGTCCTGTTGCTGACCGGGCTGATCGCCAACACGTTCATCACGACGTTCTCCAACTACAGCAAGTCGGCCAAGATCAGACGCACCCTCCTGTACAGCGTCGAGCTCGGCCGACTCATCCACTACCTGCAAGAAGAGCGGGACGTCAGCGCCCTCTACCTGACCTCCATCGAGGAGAAGACCAAACTGCTTCTTCTGGAGCGCTACGCCGCCACGGACAAGTCGCTGGAAGAGCTGACGTTCTGGACGATCGGCCCGACTCTGATTAGAGAAGAGTTCCAGTCGAAGGAGAAGTTTCTGTCGTACCTCAACAAGCACAG ATACGAGCTCAGCACCCTGCAGCTCAGCATCGTCCACGAACTGGAGATGTACACGACGCTCATCCGCGTGTTCATCACGTGGCTGTATGACGCCATCACGGAGGAGCAGTCGGGCTCAATCTGGCGGAGCCTGGTGGCCTACCAGGAGGTGGTGATCGCCAAGGAGTACATGGGGCTGGAGCGAGCCCTAGGGACGGTCTACTACTCGACGGGGCACTTCTCCTCCATCGACGTCTATCTGGTGTTCCTCGAGAGTCAAGACATAGCCAACGCGACCTTCCTGTCCGCCAAGCGCTACTCCGATCTCGTGCACGATCTGTATGAGAAGAACATCAATGTACGTATGAACACATTCCTATGA